In Geotalea uraniireducens, one genomic interval encodes:
- a CDS encoding M16 family metallopeptidase yields MRRHADRCGSALLAVLLVLFLVAAASADEVVRSTLGNGLRVVIVRNTLAPAVTTQLNYLVGSDEAPVGFPGTAHALEHMMFRGSPGLSADQLATLIAAMGGDFNADTQQTITQYFFTVPAEALETALHVEAVRMRAILGTERLWRKERGAIEQEVVQDLSDPEYRLSIKILAHLFAGTPYAHDALGTRPSFDRTSAAMLRRFHRDWYAPNNAILVIVGNVDPAATLTTVKRLFGSIAGRPLPTRAPCELRPLKPGSFDGTSDLPYGLAVVAYRLPGYDSPDYAPGQILADILASERGKIYGLVPDGKALFAGFSANPLPHAGVGYAMAAFPQGGDGTRLIAELKGIVATYLKEGFPAELVEAAKRHEAAQAEFQKNSLTGLADAWSQALAVEGRNSPDDDRLAIARVSVADVNRVAREYLQNDTALTAVLTPQPAGTPIAGGKSRGRESFTPRQARAVRLPPWARQITKLPGPPPAPPAPADFTLANGLRLLVVPTTISNSVTFIGQVKNNPDLETAPGKEGTADLLDGLFSYGTTTLDRLAFQKALDDIAAEAEIGTSFSLQVLADYSERGIALLADNLLHPVLPEPAFSIVRRETAASLAGELKSPGYLAQRALREALFPAHDPALRQATPDTVNRLTLADVRNYYQTVFRPDMTTIVAIGAITPEKAKSLVERYFGDWRAAGPPPQTDLPAVPANRVATVSVPDPGRVQDEVTMAETLGLRRTDPDYYPLQVGLHVLSGGFYATRLYRELRERTGLVYTVEAFLEAGKNRSLFGVVYGCDPRNAERAKLIVQRVISDLQRQPVTAAELEQAKTLLLRQIPLAQADTGQIAMGLLERVEQGLPLDEPTVAARRYLAISAQKVRTAFARWLRPRGFAQVRRGPASR; encoded by the coding sequence ATGAGACGTCACGCTGACCGCTGCGGCAGCGCCCTGCTGGCCGTACTGCTTGTCCTGTTTCTGGTCGCCGCCGCTTCGGCCGATGAAGTTGTGCGGTCAACCCTCGGCAACGGCCTGCGGGTGGTTATTGTCCGCAACACCCTGGCCCCGGCAGTGACCACCCAGCTCAACTATCTGGTCGGTTCCGACGAGGCACCGGTCGGCTTCCCCGGCACCGCCCACGCCTTGGAGCACATGATGTTCCGCGGCAGTCCCGGCCTTTCGGCCGATCAGCTGGCGACCCTCATCGCTGCCATGGGGGGAGATTTCAACGCTGATACCCAGCAGACAATCACCCAGTATTTCTTTACCGTGCCCGCCGAGGCACTGGAGACCGCCCTCCATGTGGAGGCCGTGCGGATGCGGGCGATCCTCGGCACGGAACGCCTATGGCGCAAAGAGCGAGGAGCCATTGAACAGGAAGTGGTCCAGGATCTATCGGACCCCGAATATCGGCTGAGTATCAAAATCCTGGCGCACCTGTTCGCCGGCACCCCTTACGCCCACGACGCCCTCGGCACCCGGCCGTCGTTTGACCGGACGAGCGCCGCCATGCTGCGCCGATTTCACCGGGACTGGTATGCCCCAAACAACGCCATTCTCGTCATTGTCGGCAACGTTGACCCGGCAGCAACCCTGACTACCGTCAAACGGCTCTTCGGCTCCATTGCCGGCCGACCACTTCCGACCCGGGCCCCTTGCGAACTACGCCCCCTCAAGCCCGGCTCGTTCGACGGAACTTCCGATCTTCCCTACGGGCTGGCCGTCGTCGCCTACCGCCTCCCCGGCTACGACAGCCCCGATTATGCGCCCGGCCAGATACTGGCCGACATTCTGGCCAGCGAGCGGGGAAAGATCTATGGCTTGGTTCCCGACGGAAAGGCGTTATTTGCCGGGTTCAGCGCCAACCCGCTCCCCCATGCCGGAGTGGGTTACGCCATGGCCGCCTTTCCCCAGGGTGGCGACGGCACCCGGCTGATTGCGGAACTGAAAGGGATCGTCGCCACCTATCTCAAGGAAGGTTTCCCTGCCGAACTGGTCGAGGCAGCCAAGAGGCATGAAGCGGCCCAGGCCGAATTCCAGAAAAATTCGCTGACCGGGCTTGCCGACGCCTGGTCCCAGGCCCTGGCAGTGGAGGGGCGGAATTCTCCCGATGACGACCGGCTGGCAATTGCCCGGGTCAGCGTTGCCGACGTCAACCGGGTCGCCCGGGAATACCTGCAGAACGACACGGCCCTTACCGCCGTCCTGACGCCACAGCCCGCCGGCACGCCGATCGCCGGCGGCAAAAGCCGGGGCCGGGAATCATTCACGCCCAGGCAGGCCCGGGCTGTCCGCCTTCCCCCTTGGGCCAGGCAGATCACCAAGCTCCCCGGTCCGCCCCCTGCCCCGCCGGCACCAGCCGACTTCACCCTGGCCAACGGCCTGCGGCTGCTGGTAGTGCCGACCACCATCAGCAATTCCGTGACCTTCATCGGCCAAGTCAAGAACAACCCCGACCTGGAAACGGCACCGGGCAAAGAGGGGACAGCCGACCTGCTTGACGGCCTCTTCTCTTACGGCACAACGACTCTGGACCGACTCGCCTTCCAGAAGGCGTTGGACGACATCGCTGCCGAGGCCGAGATCGGCACGAGCTTTTCATTGCAGGTGCTGGCCGACTACAGCGAGCGGGGAATTGCCCTGCTCGCCGATAACCTGCTCCATCCGGTCCTGCCCGAACCAGCCTTTTCGATCGTCCGCCGGGAAACGGCCGCCTCGCTGGCCGGAGAGCTGAAGAGCCCCGGCTACCTGGCCCAACGGGCATTGCGAGAGGCACTTTTCCCCGCCCACGATCCCGCCCTGCGCCAGGCAACACCCGACACGGTGAACCGGTTAACCCTGGCCGATGTCCGGAATTACTACCAGACGGTCTTTCGCCCCGACATGACGACCATTGTCGCCATCGGTGCCATTACTCCGGAAAAGGCCAAAAGCTTGGTCGAGCGGTACTTCGGCGACTGGCGGGCCGCCGGTCCCCCCCCGCAGACCGACCTCCCGGCCGTTCCGGCCAACCGGGTAGCAACGGTTTCCGTCCCTGATCCCGGGCGGGTCCAGGATGAGGTCACCATGGCCGAAACCCTCGGCCTGCGCCGTACCGACCCCGATTATTACCCGCTCCAGGTTGGCCTCCATGTCCTGTCGGGGGGCTTTTACGCCACCCGCCTCTACCGGGAGCTGCGGGAGCGCACCGGCCTGGTCTACACCGTCGAGGCCTTTCTCGAAGCGGGAAAAAACCGTTCCCTGTTCGGGGTCGTTTACGGTTGCGATCCCCGCAATGCGGAACGGGCCAAACTCATCGTCCAGCGGGTCATTAGCGACCTGCAGCGACAACCGGTCACGGCCGCCGAGCTGGAACAGGCCAAGACCCTCTTGCTGCGGCAGATCCCCCTCGCCCAAGCCGATACCGGGCAGATCGCCATGGGCCTTCTCGAGCGCGTCGAACAAGGATTGCCGCTCGACGAACCAACGGTCGCGGCACGTCGCTATCTGGCCATTTCCGCACAAAAAGTCCGAACGGCGTTCGCCCGCTGGCTTCGGCCCCGGGGATTTGCCCAGGTTCGCCGCGGCCCCGCTTCCCGGTAA
- a CDS encoding L-dopachrome tautomerase-related protein: protein MRQRQQPVRSFFCAVMLATLCWGGCALNPMSHDAARPIPGGALYEFPLFNDQVTGIALSATGRLFVNFPRWGKDPLYSVAEVLPDGTTRPFPDEGWNRWGRDEATHPEAHFVCVQSVFIDRNDRLWILDAASPGFSGVVPHGAKLLKVNIDSATVEQVIPFGPEIALSHSYLNDVRIDTGRNIAYLTDSGTGALVVVDLATGTSRRLLADHPSTKAEPDYVPKIDGRELRDSTGQVPQINADGIALDPAGEYLYYHALTARTLYRIKTVYLRDPKLSPTELAKHVERLTETGAADGMVMDGSGNLFVTSLEDHAVKEYRPGKPLATIVQDSLIHWPDSLAISPDGYLYITDSQINLSPRFNFGKDLRIRPYRYFKSWLLPLETEQGTLRSLP from the coding sequence ATGCGCCAACGACAGCAGCCAGTGAGGAGCTTTTTCTGCGCCGTCATGCTCGCCACCCTCTGTTGGGGAGGATGCGCCCTCAACCCGATGAGCCACGATGCGGCCCGGCCGATTCCGGGGGGAGCGCTTTACGAATTCCCGCTTTTCAACGACCAGGTAACCGGCATCGCCCTTTCCGCCACCGGCCGGCTGTTCGTCAACTTCCCCCGCTGGGGCAAGGACCCGCTCTATTCGGTGGCCGAGGTCCTGCCTGACGGAACAACCCGTCCCTTCCCCGACGAGGGGTGGAATCGCTGGGGAAGGGACGAAGCAACCCATCCGGAGGCGCATTTCGTCTGCGTGCAGAGCGTCTTCATTGATCGGAACGACCGTCTCTGGATCCTGGACGCCGCCTCGCCGGGCTTCAGCGGAGTAGTGCCGCACGGAGCCAAGCTGCTCAAGGTCAACATCGACTCCGCCACGGTGGAGCAGGTCATCCCGTTCGGCCCGGAAATCGCCCTCTCGCACAGTTACCTGAACGACGTCCGGATCGACACTGGCCGCAACATTGCCTACCTGACCGATTCGGGCACCGGCGCCCTGGTTGTCGTCGACCTGGCGACCGGAACGAGCCGCCGGCTTCTGGCGGACCATCCGTCGACCAAGGCCGAGCCCGATTATGTACCGAAGATCGACGGCCGGGAGCTGCGGGACAGCACGGGGCAGGTGCCGCAGATCAACGCCGACGGCATCGCCCTCGACCCTGCCGGGGAATACCTATACTATCACGCTTTGACCGCCCGAACGCTTTACCGGATCAAGACCGTCTATCTGCGTGACCCCAAACTCAGTCCGACGGAACTGGCAAAGCATGTGGAACGACTGACGGAAACCGGCGCGGCCGACGGGATGGTGATGGATGGTAGCGGCAACCTGTTCGTCACCAGTCTCGAAGACCATGCCGTCAAGGAGTACCGGCCCGGAAAGCCGCTTGCGACCATCGTCCAGGATAGTCTCATCCACTGGCCCGACAGCCTGGCGATTTCACCCGACGGCTACCTCTATATTACCGACTCGCAGATCAACCTGTCGCCCCGCTTCAATTTCGGCAAAGACCTGCGTATTCGCCCCTATCGCTATTTCAAGAGCTGGCTGCTCCCCCTTGAGACGGAACAGGGGACCCTGCGGTCATTGCCGTGA
- a CDS encoding YfdX family protein, producing the protein MKVPIKIGKFALMLLLAAAPGAVAAPQAPAAGNTAGLYRSIPNDETSVIDRTAVMILRGIVQAADDLSRKATGAATGQLNEAIRLIDTLRLNLSTATARNRLAIARLDLRHEPIISVQRDLTQVDTALDEIADYFSVDKARRHVAAARKHLEHGDKGGAAAELTLADRSLEVVEVERPLAEAEQSLIAARRDLARGATGKAAKALQLAIKRVRVISAVVHSPLYLARQSLYRAHQSFLAGKIDEARAYITQAREYLEQASGTTAVWGKERVAVLTGEVRQLEQQLNQHGTATEAVVRSAWEKAKALSERAAAYLDTHWDESETTLTAEDDLLNAKMYLAYAASYQLTMGNAAEAGQELELAATALTRAAKNALIDRATARKIIVMRNQVNTLRTAPPADPAELAARYDRLDAELARQIHNY; encoded by the coding sequence ATGAAAGTCCCCATCAAGATCGGCAAATTTGCCCTCATGCTCTTGCTTGCCGCTGCGCCGGGCGCAGTGGCGGCCCCCCAGGCGCCGGCGGCCGGTAATACCGCCGGCCTGTACCGGAGCATCCCCAACGACGAAACAAGTGTCATTGATCGTACTGCGGTGATGATCCTCCGCGGAATTGTCCAGGCTGCGGACGATTTGTCCCGGAAGGCGACCGGCGCGGCCACCGGCCAACTCAACGAAGCGATCCGGCTGATCGATACCTTGCGTCTCAACCTGTCAACGGCTACCGCCCGCAACCGGCTCGCCATTGCCCGGCTGGATTTGCGCCACGAGCCGATCATCTCCGTCCAGCGCGATCTCACTCAGGTCGATACCGCCCTGGATGAGATCGCCGATTACTTCTCGGTCGACAAGGCTCGCCGGCACGTCGCCGCAGCACGCAAGCACCTGGAACACGGCGACAAGGGCGGCGCAGCCGCTGAACTGACCCTGGCAGACCGGAGCCTGGAGGTGGTGGAGGTTGAACGTCCGCTTGCCGAGGCCGAGCAGTCGCTGATCGCCGCCCGCCGCGATCTGGCGCGGGGGGCAACTGGCAAGGCCGCTAAAGCCCTGCAACTGGCGATCAAACGGGTTCGGGTCATTTCCGCAGTCGTCCATTCACCGCTCTATCTGGCCCGCCAGAGCCTCTACCGGGCTCACCAGTCCTTCTTGGCCGGCAAGATCGACGAAGCACGCGCCTATATCACCCAGGCCCGGGAATACCTGGAGCAGGCAAGCGGCACGACGGCAGTCTGGGGAAAAGAGCGGGTTGCCGTCCTGACCGGCGAGGTCCGCCAGCTTGAGCAACAACTCAATCAGCACGGCACGGCCACCGAGGCGGTTGTCAGGTCGGCATGGGAAAAGGCCAAAGCGCTCTCCGAACGGGCAGCCGCCTATCTGGACACCCACTGGGACGAAAGCGAAACGACCTTGACCGCCGAAGACGACCTGCTCAATGCCAAAATGTATCTTGCCTATGCGGCGTCGTATCAACTGACGATGGGAAATGCTGCCGAAGCCGGCCAGGAACTTGAGTTGGCGGCAACGGCCCTGACCAGGGCGGCCAAAAACGCCCTGATCGATCGGGCAACCGCCCGGAAAATCATCGTCATGCGGAACCAGGTAAACACGCTCCGGACCGCACCGCCAGCCGACCCTGCGGAGCTGGCAGCGCGTTACGACCGACTCGACGCCGAACTGGCACGGCAGATCCACAACTATTGA
- a CDS encoding DegQ family serine endoprotease has protein sequence MRNGVLHRLSKIMLCSVALVCLLIMQGGCDNRGKTEFVGFPQSFADLASKVKPAVVNISTTTTVRVPGNPFGQFFGGEDQGPFGDFFKKFFGNVPDRELKQQSLGSGIIIDRDGYILTNNHVVDNADEIKVKLSDGREFKAKVIGRDKKTDLALIKISSTFENLPVLVLGDSDAMRVGDWVIAVGNPFGLEQTVTQGIISATGRVIGSGPYDDFLQTDAPINPGNSGGPLVNLKGEVIGINTAIVPGGQGLGFAIPSNLAKSIVSQLREKGKVIRGWIGVSIQTVTPAIATSFGLKEPTGALVSDVLAGGPAERAGVKRGDIIISFAGHDVKGAADLPRLVAETAVGTEVPVAVLRNGKKEQLTVKVEELTEQRLAAQSATPAQSFGMKLSDLTPAVRKSLGLRHGGGVAVLGVTPGGLAEAAGIQAGDIIKEVNRQPVRNLADYNRLVSGTPAGHPVLLLLKRGSASFFVTLSGS, from the coding sequence ATGAGAAATGGCGTTCTTCACCGGTTAAGCAAGATCATGCTCTGCTCCGTAGCACTGGTCTGTCTCCTGATCATGCAAGGAGGCTGCGACAACCGGGGCAAGACCGAGTTTGTCGGCTTTCCCCAATCCTTTGCCGATCTGGCCAGTAAGGTGAAGCCGGCGGTGGTCAATATCAGCACCACGACGACAGTGCGGGTGCCGGGCAACCCTTTCGGCCAGTTTTTCGGTGGCGAGGACCAGGGACCGTTCGGCGACTTCTTCAAGAAGTTCTTCGGCAATGTCCCTGATCGGGAGCTGAAGCAGCAAAGCCTCGGCTCCGGCATCATCATCGACCGGGACGGCTATATCCTCACCAACAACCATGTGGTCGACAATGCGGACGAAATCAAGGTGAAACTCTCCGACGGCCGAGAATTCAAGGCCAAGGTAATCGGCCGCGACAAAAAGACCGATCTCGCCCTGATCAAAATTTCCTCAACTTTTGAAAATCTGCCGGTGCTGGTCCTCGGCGATTCTGATGCCATGCGGGTCGGCGACTGGGTTATCGCCGTCGGCAATCCCTTTGGCCTGGAACAGACGGTGACGCAGGGGATCATCAGCGCCACCGGTCGGGTTATCGGCTCGGGACCCTACGACGACTTCCTCCAGACTGATGCACCGATCAACCCCGGCAACAGCGGCGGGCCCCTCGTCAATCTCAAAGGGGAGGTGATCGGCATCAACACCGCCATTGTCCCCGGCGGCCAGGGATTGGGATTTGCCATCCCGAGCAATCTGGCAAAATCGATCGTCAGCCAGTTGCGCGAAAAGGGCAAGGTCATTCGCGGCTGGATCGGCGTCAGCATCCAGACCGTTACCCCGGCCATTGCCACCTCTTTCGGCCTCAAAGAGCCGACCGGCGCGCTGGTTTCCGACGTCCTGGCCGGCGGTCCGGCCGAACGGGCGGGAGTGAAGCGTGGCGACATCATCATCAGCTTTGCCGGTCATGACGTGAAGGGCGCCGCCGACCTGCCGCGCCTGGTCGCAGAAACGGCCGTCGGCACGGAAGTGCCCGTAGCCGTGCTCCGCAACGGCAAAAAGGAGCAACTGACCGTCAAGGTGGAAGAATTGACCGAGCAGCGGCTTGCCGCGCAGAGCGCCACGCCGGCCCAGAGTTTCGGCATGAAGCTCTCCGACCTCACCCCGGCGGTGCGCAAGTCGCTCGGGCTTCGGCACGGGGGGGGGGTCGCGGTACTCGGGGTAACTCCGGGAGGCCTCGCCGAAGCGGCAGGGATCCAGGCCGGCGACATCATCAAAGAGGTGAACCGCCAACCGGTGCGGAACCTGGCCGACTATAACCGGCTCGTCTCCGGCACTCCTGCGGGGCACCCCGTTCTGCTGCTGTTGAAACGCGGCAGTGCAAGCTTCTTTGTGACGCTTTCCGGTTCGTAG
- a CDS encoding c-type cytochrome gives MNYPVWYMPTIGGGILIALISIFHVCISHFAVGGGFYLVFAERKGYRESNPAILVFTRTHARFFLLMTAILGGISGVGIWFIIGIVNPAATSLLIHTFVFGWATEWVFFLVEIVAIFVYYYSFDRLEPRTHQAVGWIYAAAAWCSLFIINGIIDFMLTPGSWTVSHDFWAGFFNETFWPALAFRTCMALMFAGVYAFLTTAFLKDTELKRTMSRFSGLWVLGALLAALPCGWWYLAELPPLAHRLAAGLSPTIVRAASYGTVATVILTILTLLLVLTRPAFHTKPAALLVFAASFVLMGSFEWSREASRRPYVIDGVMYSTGIMAADQPLIDREGFLPTARWTRFKEVHEESLPEAGAELFKFQCYACHTIGGFNNDIIARTKTMSYPVLQNYLATVHQLRPFMPPVAGSADERRALAAYIIGGLQGKPLIMPAAAGTQGQKTFRTHCTICHPESLVKSRTAGWTRQKIRWALDNLNTLQPAMPNFTGSPAQKDLIAGYIYSLNHPAETAAPAHDPGEDVFETHCSMCHTLRGGGNPLLPKVTGWDRQRIRAALDMLDKLKGGVMPPLNAPAADKEALADFLFHAAQGGNQ, from the coding sequence ATGAATTATCCGGTCTGGTATATGCCGACCATCGGCGGTGGCATCCTCATCGCCCTGATCAGCATCTTCCACGTCTGTATTTCCCATTTTGCGGTGGGCGGTGGTTTTTACCTGGTCTTCGCCGAGCGGAAGGGATATCGGGAAAGCAACCCGGCGATCCTGGTCTTCACCCGTACCCACGCCCGCTTCTTCCTCCTGATGACGGCAATTCTGGGAGGGATCAGCGGCGTCGGCATCTGGTTCATCATCGGCATCGTCAACCCGGCCGCCACTTCGCTCCTCATTCACACCTTCGTTTTCGGCTGGGCCACCGAATGGGTCTTCTTCCTGGTCGAGATCGTCGCCATCTTCGTCTACTATTATTCGTTCGACCGGCTGGAGCCGCGCACCCACCAGGCGGTCGGCTGGATTTACGCGGCCGCCGCCTGGTGCAGCCTGTTCATCATCAACGGCATCATCGACTTCATGTTGACGCCGGGGAGCTGGACCGTCAGCCATGACTTCTGGGCGGGTTTTTTCAACGAAACTTTCTGGCCGGCCCTCGCCTTTCGGACCTGTATGGCGCTGATGTTCGCCGGAGTCTATGCCTTTCTTACCACTGCATTTCTCAAAGATACCGAACTGAAGCGGACGATGAGCCGTTTTTCCGGGCTGTGGGTACTCGGGGCCTTGCTCGCTGCCCTTCCCTGCGGCTGGTGGTACCTGGCCGAACTCCCCCCCCTCGCCCATCGCCTTGCCGCCGGACTGTCGCCGACCATCGTCCGTGCTGCCAGCTATGGCACCGTCGCCACCGTCATTCTCACCATCCTGACTCTGCTGCTGGTTCTTACCCGCCCGGCGTTTCACACCAAACCGGCGGCCCTGCTGGTATTTGCCGCCTCGTTCGTGCTGATGGGCTCGTTCGAATGGAGCAGGGAAGCCTCCCGCCGGCCGTACGTCATCGATGGCGTCATGTATTCGACCGGCATCATGGCCGCCGATCAGCCGCTGATCGACCGGGAAGGATTTCTGCCGACCGCCCGCTGGACCAGGTTCAAGGAGGTCCACGAAGAAAGCCTGCCGGAGGCCGGAGCGGAGCTGTTCAAATTCCAGTGCTACGCCTGCCATACGATAGGGGGCTTCAACAACGACATCATCGCCCGGACCAAGACCATGAGTTATCCGGTACTGCAGAACTATCTGGCCACCGTTCACCAGCTCCGCCCGTTCATGCCGCCGGTGGCCGGCAGCGCGGACGAGCGGCGGGCCCTGGCCGCCTACATCATCGGCGGGCTGCAGGGGAAACCGCTCATCATGCCAGCGGCAGCAGGCACCCAGGGGCAGAAGACCTTCCGCACCCACTGCACGATCTGCCACCCGGAAAGCCTGGTAAAGAGCCGCACCGCCGGCTGGACGCGGCAGAAGATTCGCTGGGCGCTCGACAACCTCAACACACTGCAGCCGGCAATGCCGAATTTCACCGGCAGCCCGGCACAAAAGGACCTGATCGCCGGCTACATTTATTCGCTCAATCATCCCGCCGAAACGGCCGCCCCGGCCCATGACCCGGGGGAAGACGTCTTCGAAACCCACTGCAGCATGTGCCACACCCTGCGCGGCGGTGGCAATCCGCTGCTGCCGAAAGTGACCGGCTGGGATCGGCAACGGATCCGCGCGGCCCTCGACATGCTCGACAAGCTGAAAGGAGGGGTAATGCCGCCGTTGAACGCCCCGGCCGCCGACAAGGAGGCACTGGCGGATTTCCTCTTCCATGCCGCCCAGGGAGGAAACCAATGA
- a CDS encoding transporter, protein MPCTTSRRIALPLYCAFLLLIIAAMPVCAAESPSGQRRLVSVGLGFDISSGDYGTDTTTDFVSVPLIVDLYPTERLDLELIIPWVYQSNSNTVYGTTMPYRGGGYGMSTMSAMPRFMSGPGGTSAGGTGSSISNPSASASGLGDITLTAGYIVVQESDLVPRIRPTLYFKFPTADRDKGLGTGEFDAGIGLSLEKWFGDWRLAGEATYVFQGSSDLYQTKDYLNYEAGLGYQLTRQFFCTLLGRGATAPADGSPALFEGRLKGVYDIGDRYSLEAYLSHGFTNGSPDIGGGLALFVDF, encoded by the coding sequence ATGCCATGCACCACTTCACGAAGGATTGCCCTTCCATTGTATTGCGCCTTTCTGCTCCTGATCATCGCCGCCATGCCGGTGTGCGCCGCCGAGTCGCCTTCCGGACAGCGGCGGCTCGTCTCCGTCGGCCTCGGTTTTGACATCTCTTCGGGCGACTATGGGACTGACACCACCACCGACTTCGTTTCGGTGCCGCTGATCGTCGACCTCTATCCTACCGAGCGGCTCGACCTGGAGCTGATCATCCCCTGGGTATACCAGAGTAACAGCAATACCGTTTACGGCACTACCATGCCCTACCGGGGAGGAGGCTACGGCATGAGCACGATGTCAGCCATGCCGCGCTTCATGTCCGGGCCTGGCGGCACCAGCGCCGGCGGAACCGGTTCGTCAATCAGCAATCCGTCGGCCTCGGCGAGCGGCCTTGGCGACATCACCCTGACGGCCGGCTACATTGTGGTTCAGGAAAGCGATCTCGTCCCCCGTATCAGGCCGACGCTCTACTTCAAGTTCCCAACCGCAGACAGGGATAAGGGGCTGGGGACCGGTGAGTTTGATGCAGGCATTGGCCTGTCGCTGGAAAAATGGTTCGGCGACTGGCGACTCGCCGGAGAAGCGACCTACGTCTTCCAGGGCTCCTCTGACCTCTATCAGACAAAGGACTACCTCAACTACGAAGCGGGGCTCGGCTATCAGCTTACCCGGCAGTTTTTCTGCACCTTGCTCGGCCGTGGAGCCACGGCACCGGCCGACGGCTCCCCCGCCCTCTTCGAGGGCCGGCTGAAAGGGGTATACGACATCGGCGACCGGTACAGCCTCGAAGCGTATCTCTCGCACGGCTTCACCAACGGCAGCCCCGATATCGGCGGCGGGCTGGCCTTATTTGTCGATTTCTAA
- a CDS encoding sigma-54-dependent transcriptional regulator, with protein MTARILLVEDDPTFRRLLRTILAGEGYEVREAADGRAGLALLRRESFDLVISDLKMPEIGGLELFRACREEPPAPPFILLTAFGTVEEAVAAIKEGAADFLTKPLKDPETLRVIVRRALASSRQERDYLALKETEAAGLPPEELIFAGEAMADLRRLVGEVAPMATTVLVTGESGTGKELIARTIHLLSPRKGASFVTVNCAAIPENLLESELFGHERGAFTGALQARRGKFELAQGGTIFLDEIGEMPLSLQAKLLRVLQERSFERVGGSREIRVDVRVIAATNRDLTVEVREKRFREDLYYRLAVFPLHLPPLRERRDALPQLTDWFIGRFARLTGRKIRGIEAAAMAAIRRYAWPGNIRELQNVIERAVILARQSITVQDLPETLRSRPATDQDSEGLLKEMEREVIVAALKSCGDNRRLTAEKLGISRRTLQYRLKQYGLIDDE; from the coding sequence ATGACCGCCCGTATCCTGCTTGTCGAAGACGATCCCACCTTTCGTCGGCTGCTCAGGACGATCCTGGCCGGCGAAGGGTACGAAGTGCGCGAAGCGGCTGACGGCCGGGCTGGGCTCGCGCTACTGCGGCGGGAATCGTTCGACCTCGTCATCTCCGACCTCAAGATGCCAGAAATTGGAGGGCTCGAACTGTTTCGCGCCTGCCGGGAAGAGCCGCCGGCGCCACCTTTCATCCTCCTGACCGCCTTCGGAACCGTCGAAGAGGCGGTGGCAGCCATCAAGGAAGGCGCAGCGGATTTCCTCACCAAACCGCTCAAGGATCCGGAGACGCTTCGGGTCATCGTCCGCCGCGCACTGGCCAGCAGCCGGCAGGAACGCGACTACCTGGCCCTCAAGGAAACGGAGGCGGCCGGCCTGCCACCGGAAGAGCTGATCTTCGCCGGAGAGGCGATGGCCGACCTGCGCCGGCTCGTCGGCGAGGTTGCACCGATGGCCACGACGGTGCTCGTCACCGGCGAAAGCGGTACCGGCAAGGAACTGATCGCCCGAACGATCCACCTCCTGAGCCCCCGTAAAGGGGCGAGTTTCGTCACCGTCAACTGTGCGGCAATCCCGGAAAACCTGCTGGAGAGCGAATTGTTCGGCCACGAGCGGGGCGCCTTCACTGGGGCGCTGCAAGCCCGACGAGGCAAGTTCGAGCTGGCCCAAGGGGGAACCATCTTTCTCGACGAGATCGGCGAAATGCCGCTCAGCCTGCAGGCCAAACTCCTGCGGGTACTCCAGGAACGGAGCTTCGAGCGGGTCGGCGGCAGCCGGGAGATCCGGGTCGACGTACGGGTCATCGCCGCCACCAACCGGGACCTGACCGTCGAAGTCCGCGAAAAGCGGTTCCGGGAGGATTTGTATTACCGTCTCGCCGTTTTCCCCCTGCATCTCCCGCCGTTGCGGGAGCGCCGGGATGCCCTGCCGCAATTGACCGACTGGTTCATCGGCCGCTTCGCCCGGTTGACCGGCCGGAAAATCCGCGGCATCGAAGCAGCGGCGATGGCGGCAATCAGGCGCTACGCCTGGCCCGGCAATATCCGGGAACTGCAAAACGTCATCGAACGCGCGGTGATCCTGGCCCGGCAATCGATCACCGTCCAGGACCTTCCGGAGACGCTCCGTTCCCGGCCGGCCACCGACCAGGACAGTGAAGGACTGCTAAAGGAAATGGAACGCGAGGTAATTGTCGCGGCGCTGAAGAGCTGTGGCGACAATCGGCGGCTAACCGCCGAAAAGCTGGGGATTTCCCGGCGAACGCTCCAATACCGGCTCAAGCAATACGGGCTGATCGACGACGAGTAA